The DNA window ATTATCTACCTCTCACAGCACTGATTGAGAGTCAGGTTTGTACAAAATTTATAGAAAGGGTAGACAGATTAAATTCTCTCAACTTCTTATAAGATGGATTATATGTTTCTGCTGTATCATTATAGGTTTTCTGTTTGCACGGAGGGCTATCCCCATCTTTGGATACTCTGGATAATATCAGGGCATTGGACCGTATACAAGAGGTATGGGATAATCAATCATATTTCCACTTTATATTGTTACACTTGCTCATCTATTTTTGGAAACACTTTTATGTTTTTGGATCGAAATGAGAAACCACCAATAAAGTTGTGTTTGTCTAAGTTCTGTTTTCAAACGGTGAGATGAGATATTTGACAGaaaaaagtgtttctaaatggGGGTAGTAGtgtttgtttgattatgttttAGTGTTGTTGTATGGTCCGGTTTAAGATGAAACTGAGAATGGGCAGGTACCACATGAAGGACCAATGTGTGACCTGTTGTGGTCAGACCCTGATGATCGATGTGGGTGGGGAATATCTCCACGTGGGGCAGGATATACCTTCGGGCAAGATATAGCTGGTCAGTTCAATCACACAAATGGTCTGACCTTGATTTCCAGAGCCCACCAACTTGTCATGGAAGGTTATAACTGGTGTCAGGTTTGTTAGTTTGctaataataagttaattgaTGATTCATTCATACAATAGTGTAATTTTACATATTCCGTGTTCATATTTGCTTGTTTAGGAGAAGAATGTGGTGACAGTATTTAGTGCTCCAAATTACTGTTACCGTTGTGGGAACATGGCTGCGATACTGGAAATCGGGGAGAACATGGAGCAGAACTTCCTTCAATTTGATCCTGCTCCTAGGCAAATTGAACCTGATGCCACACGCAAGACGCCTGATTATTTTTTGTGATTCATCGATCCTTCCTCTTCTTCGTGTTCCTTCTTCATACACAACATCAGATTATTGATTTTTTGTCACTTTGAGGTTTTTTGCCCTGCTGCTGCTGGTCAAGCTCCCAGAAGAGTCGACGAACTATTTATTGAAAGAGGTACACAGATCTTTGTTTTTTTCTTGAGAATTGCCTTTGTACATTTTAATGGACAACAACCTGACAAAGACAATTCTAGTGATTTTGTAATTTAACCCATTTGAGGTCGATATCAAAATTACACGACCATTTCTTGTCCCCCACACTTTCGTTCCTTCTATAACCCAAGTGATAAGAGTCTCTGAACTAAGAGTCCCGGGTTTAATTCTTAATAAGAACACATTAATTGAAGTGTGAAGTCTTATCAACAAGATTTTAAAGAGTAAATGTTTATTGACAcatgaaaatgaaattatttctaCTAGATATCCAACTAATTTTACTATCTTCATTTCATTTGTTGGATCATTTAGTCTGTCAAATCCATGATTTGAGATGCCTGTATATTTCATTCTTTTCACTGTTAACTACTTGTTGTagattttattttgaagttCTTCATTATTTCTACTTTTGCTTCAGAAAATTCTTAGTCATTTAAGTACACTTAAAAAAAGTTATCAGTCAAGAAACCCTTAAAATATGCTTACTTTTGCAATGAGACTGGAGGTTgtacttaaaataaatagttgTCACCTTCGACAATGAATTCCGGTCAGAAGAAAAAGAAGTTCATCAGTCTAAGA is part of the Impatiens glandulifera chromosome 1, dImpGla2.1, whole genome shotgun sequence genome and encodes:
- the LOC124921978 gene encoding serine/threonine-protein phosphatase PP2A-2 catalytic subunit-like; the encoded protein is MPSHPDLDRQIEQLMDCKPLSESDVKTLCDQARAILVEEWNVQPVKCPVTVCGDIHGQFYDLVELFRIGGKCPDTNYLFMGDYVDRGYYSVETVTLLVALKVRYRDRITILRGNHESRQITQVYGFYDECLRKYGNANVWKHFTDLFDYLPLTALIESQVFCLHGGLSPSLDTLDNIRALDRIQEVPHEGPMCDLLWSDPDDRCGWGISPRGAGYTFGQDIAGQFNHTNGLTLISRAHQLVMEGYNWCQEKNVVTVFSAPNYCYRCGNMAAILEIGENMEQNFLQFDPAPRQIEPDATRKTPDYFL